Below is a genomic region from Demequina sp..
GAATCTCGCGGTCGGCTGGTGCGCCGCCCCGATCACGCTCATCGGTCTCGCCGCGCTCGTGGTTGCTCCCGTGAGCGCGCCGCTCGCTCACCTGCTCGCCATGATCGCCGGGTGGTGCACCTGGCCCGTCGACGCGGCGGCTCGCGCCGCCGCCCAGCTTCCTGGGGCCGAACTATCGGTGCCGCCGGGAGCGATAGGGGCGGCAGCGTCGGGCCTTGCGGTGGCGATATGCGTGGCCCTGACGTTCGCCGCGCGACTCAAGCTGAGGATGCCCGTGCTCGCTGGAGTCGCGGTGCTCGCGGCGATCGCGGTCCCGCTGGTTCCGAGACTCGTCGCGCCGCATGGGCCGGGCGACTGGATCGTGGTCGCGTGCGACGTGGGGCAGGGCGACGGCATGCTGCTGAGGTCGGGGCCGAGGTCCGCGGTGTTGATCGATGTTGGGCCGGAGGACGGGCCGGGTCCCGCATGCCTGCGGCGCTACGGGGTGACGCGCATCGATCTGCTGATCATCACGCACCCCCATGCGGACCACGAGGGGGCATTGCCGCAGGTACTGGGGCAGATTCCTATCACCCAGGCGTGGATCTCTCCCGCGGAGAACGAGGAGCCGACGGCCGCGACGAGAGCGCTCGAAGCTAGTGGAGTGCCCATCACCGTTGTTCACACGGGCGCTCGCGCCAAGGTGGGAGCGGTGACGGTGACCGCCCTTGCGCCCGACGGCGATGCGGTGGGCGAGGGCAGTACGGGGCTGAACGACGCGAGCATCGCGACCCTGTCCACCGTGGAGGGCGTCACGGTGCTTGGTCTGGGGGACCTCGAGCGCGAGGGCCAACGGGAGCTTGCGCGGCGCCTGGGGCCGATCGTGGTCGACGTGGTCAAGGTGCCGCACCACGGTTCCGACCGGCAGGAGCCTGAACTCGCGGCATTGGTTAGCGCGCGCGTCGCCATCGTCAGCGTCGGCGCGCACAACACGTACGGCCATCCCTCTCCTGACGCGCTCACGCTCTGGGGCGCGAGAGCGGGCGTGCTGGTGCGCACGGACGCGTGCGGGGATGTCGTCATCACGCCGGGGCCGGCGCTCGTGACCTCGTGTCCCAGCGGCATGGCAGGCTAGGCGCATGGCTGTGAAGGCACAGGTGGAACCGACGTGGCACAGCGCCAGGCCGGCGCCGGTGGTGCTCGTCTACGGCCCGGAGGACGTGCTCGGCGAGCGGGCGATCGGCCTCATCGCGCACGCCATGGACCAGGCGGGATCGGCGCCGACCGTGACGCGGCTCGACGCCGCCGCCTACCACGCCGGTGACCTGTTGGCCGCGACGAGCCCCCTCGCTGTTCGCCGAGCCCGGGCTCGTGGTCGTTGAGGGCGCGGAGGCGATGACGGATGCGTTCCTCGCCGACGCCCTCGCCTACGTCTCGGCTCCCGATCCCGAGGTGGTGGTCGTCGTTCGCCACCGGGGCGGCGTGCGCGGCAAGCGGCTCCTTGACGCCATGCGCGGGAGCGCCGTCGAGTACACGTGCCCAGCGGTCACGAAGGATGCGGACCTCGTGTCGTTCGTGACGAGCGAGTTCAGCCGCGCTGGGAGGCGCATCTCCGCCTCGGCCGTACGCGCCCTTGTCGACTCGGTGGGTGCGGACATCGCCGAACTTGCCGCGGCGTCGGCGCAGCTCATGAGCGATGTCGATGGCGCGATTGACGACGACGTGGTCGCCAAGTACTACGGAACACGCGTGAACGCCACCGGATACGCGGTCGCCGACGCGGCGGTCGCCGGCGACTCGGTGCGCGCCGTGTCGCTTGCGCGCCACGCGATCGAGACGGGCACCGATCCCGTGCCGCTCATCGCCGCGCTCGCGTCCAAGCTCCGCACCCTCGTGAAGGTCGGCGCCGCGCGCGGACGTGGCGGCCTGGACCCGCGCGAGCTTGGCCTGGCGCCATGGCAGGTGGACCGCGCCCGCAAGGAGCTCG
It encodes:
- a CDS encoding MBL fold metallo-hydrolase translates to MSAPLAHLLAMIAGWCTWPVDAAARAAAQLPGAELSVPPGAIGAAASGLAVAICVALTFAARLKLRMPVLAGVAVLAAIAVPLVPRLVAPHGPGDWIVVACDVGQGDGMLLRSGPRSAVLIDVGPEDGPGPACLRRYGVTRIDLLIITHPHADHEGALPQVLGQIPITQAWISPAENEEPTAATRALEASGVPITVVHTGARAKVGAVTVTALAPDGDAVGEGSTGLNDASIATLSTVEGVTVLGLGDLEREGQRELARRLGPIVVDVVKVPHHGSDRQEPELAALVSARVAIVSVGAHNTYGHPSPDALTLWGARAGVLVRTDACGDVVITPGPALVTSCPSGMAG
- a CDS encoding DNA polymerase III subunit delta, whose amino-acid sequence is MTDAFLADALAYVSAPDPEVVVVVRHRGGVRGKRLLDAMRGSAVEYTCPAVTKDADLVSFVTSEFSRAGRRISASAVRALVDSVGADIAELAAASAQLMSDVDGAIDDDVVAKYYGTRVNATGYAVADAAVAGDSVRAVSLARHAIETGTDPVPLIAALASKLRTLVKVGAARGRGGLDPRELGLAPWQVDRARKELVKWDANRLALAIEAVAQADADVKGASRAPAFALERVVRTVAELAG